A genome region from Nocardiopsis exhalans includes the following:
- a CDS encoding HAD family hydrolase encodes MSELSTVSSEMPETSVAAERRLQAVLLDMDGTLIESEHLWGEAEAELTAELGGVWTAEDHEANVGNAAEPVGRYIIERTGADHLTPRQVADMLYARFLAKLEGGAELRPGAKELVTMLAEAGVPAVLVTSTERALVETAIDGIGLDSFVDSIAGDEVDANKPHPDPYLRAARRLGVDPRRCVAVEDSLVGVASAADAGCLTIAVPNHVEITPREGVVFRDSLVGVDLDWLESLVADR; translated from the coding sequence ATGAGCGAATTGAGCACTGTGAGTTCCGAAATGCCCGAGACCTCCGTCGCAGCGGAGCGCCGCCTCCAGGCGGTGCTGCTGGACATGGACGGCACCCTCATCGAGAGCGAGCACCTGTGGGGTGAGGCCGAGGCCGAACTCACCGCGGAGCTGGGCGGGGTGTGGACCGCCGAGGACCACGAGGCCAACGTCGGCAACGCCGCCGAGCCGGTGGGCCGCTACATCATCGAGCGCACCGGGGCCGACCACCTGACCCCGCGCCAGGTGGCCGACATGCTCTACGCCCGCTTCCTGGCCAAGCTGGAGGGCGGGGCCGAGCTGCGGCCCGGCGCCAAGGAACTGGTGACGATGCTGGCCGAGGCCGGGGTTCCGGCCGTGCTGGTGACCTCCACCGAGCGCGCCCTGGTGGAGACGGCGATCGACGGTATCGGGCTGGACAGCTTCGTCGACTCGATCGCCGGTGACGAGGTGGACGCCAACAAGCCGCACCCCGACCCCTACCTCCGGGCCGCCCGCCGCCTGGGCGTGGACCCGCGCCGCTGCGTGGCCGTGGAGGACTCGCTGGTGGGCGTGGCCTCGGCCGCCGACGCCGGGTGCCTGACCATCGCGGTGCCCAACCACGTGGAGATCACGCCCCGCGAGGGCGTGGTCTTCCGGGACAGCCTGGTCGGGGTGGACCTGGACTGGCTGGAGTCGCTGGTCGCCGACCGCTGA
- a CDS encoding cellulose synthase: MPETLNDNVGVGLGAALTAVGIVISYFVWRKKGAAYGLRGVAWSLLPLIAGLLLLMDVVMQFVLGVLGILLTMAFKLQSWVGLALAVVMVVLYVVSGFMKSKGIGVKPGARPQDKAQAKAQGEGTPAAGAAPAAAGQVKATQQAKAPAADDDFGDIEALLRKRGID; the protein is encoded by the coding sequence ATGCCTGAGACTTTGAATGACAATGTTGGTGTGGGGCTGGGGGCGGCCCTGACGGCGGTCGGGATCGTCATCTCCTACTTCGTGTGGCGGAAGAAGGGCGCCGCCTACGGTCTGCGCGGTGTGGCCTGGTCGCTGCTGCCCCTGATCGCCGGGCTGCTCCTGCTGATGGACGTGGTGATGCAGTTCGTCCTGGGCGTCCTCGGCATCCTGCTGACGATGGCCTTCAAGCTCCAGTCGTGGGTCGGTCTGGCCCTCGCCGTGGTGATGGTGGTCCTGTACGTGGTCTCGGGCTTCATGAAGTCCAAGGGCATCGGGGTCAAGCCCGGTGCGCGGCCGCAGGACAAGGCCCAGGCCAAGGCCCAGGGAGAGGGAACGCCCGCCGCCGGGGCCGCCCCGGCCGCCGCGGGTCAGGTCAAGGCCACCCAACAGGCCAAGGCGCCCGCCGCGGACGACGACTTCGGTGACATCGAGGCGCTGCTGCGCAAGCGCGGTATCGACTAG
- a CDS encoding ABC transporter permease: MSAPSHAPETTEPVASDPGASASGRSDADNRSLRQIAWQRLRRDKVAMVSGVVVVLLILAAIFAPFLVKLFGHPPTQFHQDLIDPARRLPYLDPDDPSAGVDRWGGISGDHLLGVEPTTGRDMFSRILYGAQISLLVAFLSTLVCVTLGTVLGIIAGYMGGWVDTLISRAMDIFLAFPLVLFAIALVGVIPDGVLGLTGNGLRIGVIVFIIGFFNWPYIARIVRGQTLALREREFVEAAKSLGASNRHILLKEILPNLVTPIIVYSTLLIPTNILFEAALSFLGVGINPPTPSWGKMLSEAVPFSQTAPYFIVFPGLAIFITVLAFNLFGDGLRDAFDPRTSD, from the coding sequence ATGAGCGCGCCCTCGCATGCCCCTGAGACGACCGAACCGGTCGCCTCGGACCCCGGCGCGTCGGCCTCGGGTCGCAGCGACGCCGACAACCGTTCCCTGCGACAGATCGCCTGGCAACGACTGCGGCGCGACAAGGTCGCCATGGTCTCCGGCGTGGTCGTGGTCCTGCTCATCCTGGCGGCGATCTTCGCGCCCTTCCTGGTCAAGCTGTTCGGGCACCCGCCCACCCAGTTCCACCAGGACCTGATCGACCCGGCGCGACGCCTCCCTTACCTCGACCCCGACGACCCCAGCGCGGGTGTCGACCGCTGGGGTGGGATCAGCGGGGACCACCTGCTCGGCGTCGAGCCGACCACCGGCCGCGACATGTTCAGCCGCATCCTCTACGGCGCCCAGATCTCGCTCCTGGTCGCCTTCCTGTCCACCCTGGTCTGCGTCACCCTCGGCACCGTCCTCGGCATCATCGCTGGTTACATGGGCGGCTGGGTCGACACCCTCATCAGTCGCGCCATGGACATCTTCCTGGCCTTCCCGCTGGTGCTCTTCGCGATCGCCCTGGTCGGCGTCATCCCCGACGGCGTCCTCGGCCTGACCGGCAACGGTCTGAGAATCGGCGTCATCGTCTTCATCATCGGGTTCTTCAACTGGCCCTACATCGCCCGCATCGTCCGCGGACAGACCCTCGCCCTGCGCGAGCGGGAGTTCGTGGAGGCGGCCAAGAGCCTCGGCGCCAGCAACCGGCACATCCTCCTCAAGGAGATCCTGCCGAACCTGGTCACGCCGATCATCGTCTACTCCACGCTCCTGATCCCCACGAACATCCTGTTCGAGGCGGCCCTGAGCTTCCTGGGCGTCGGTATCAACCCGCCCACCCCGAGCTGGGGCAAGATGCTCTCCGAAGCGGTGCCCTTCTCCCAGACGGCGCCCTACTTCATCGTCTTCCCCGGTCTGGCCATCTTCATCACCGTCCTGGCGTTCAACCTGTTCGGTGACGGCCTGCGAGACGCCTTCGATCCCCGGACCTCGGACTGA
- a CDS encoding ABC transporter substrate-binding protein: MRKRTLGFVALGAAASLFLSACGGAATGGGSDSAGTFDLGSTEITNPSDKTGGTLRYAIEMDFDSTDPGNTYYGWSWNFQRYYARTLLAFNPEPGDAANELIPDLAVDLPEPSDDFKTWTIEIQQGLKYEDGSEITAEDIKYAIARANFNGGTFTQGPQYFKTHLDQDDHNVYEGDDPLAGFDSIETPDDYTLIFHLKDSFSEFPNVLTQVQTAPVPIEADRGELYQENVLSSGPYKFDGSYEPGKKLHLERNEHWDGDTDPVRAALPDRVELEIGVNQDEIDQRLVSGEIDVDARGSGVGPAMMSQLLDDQSVQDNLDNPFSGALRYVNIHTPIIEDVSCRQAIMYAADRDSMWRAWGGEPGGDIATNLLPPAIPGSNPDSDLYPSEDDKGDLEKAQEKLDECGESDGFSTTLAVRAESANDVQTAEALKEALARVNIDVTIESFPAADFFGQYAGSQDYVRENDIGLSVSGWGPDWPSGYGFASKITHGDAIMETGNFNTAELDDPEINGLWDQALLTEDPEERADLYKQIDTLVMENAAILPVVFDKALIYRSDELTNAFYQPAYMMYDFMPLGVDRD, translated from the coding sequence TTGAGGAAACGCACCCTCGGCTTCGTCGCGCTCGGCGCGGCGGCGTCCCTCTTCCTGTCCGCCTGCGGCGGCGCCGCCACCGGCGGCGGCTCCGACTCGGCCGGCACCTTCGACCTCGGCTCCACCGAGATCACCAACCCGTCGGACAAGACCGGTGGCACGCTCCGCTACGCCATCGAGATGGACTTCGACTCCACCGACCCGGGCAACACCTACTACGGGTGGAGCTGGAACTTCCAGCGCTACTACGCCCGTACGCTCCTGGCCTTCAACCCGGAGCCGGGTGATGCCGCCAACGAGCTCATCCCCGACCTCGCGGTCGACCTCCCCGAGCCGAGCGACGACTTCAAAACGTGGACCATCGAGATCCAGCAGGGCCTCAAGTACGAGGACGGCTCGGAGATCACGGCCGAGGACATCAAGTACGCCATCGCGCGCGCCAACTTCAACGGTGGAACGTTCACCCAGGGCCCGCAGTACTTCAAGACCCACCTGGACCAGGACGACCACAACGTCTACGAGGGTGACGACCCGCTCGCGGGCTTCGACTCCATCGAGACGCCGGACGACTACACCCTGATCTTCCACCTCAAGGACTCCTTCTCGGAGTTCCCGAACGTGCTGACCCAGGTCCAGACCGCGCCCGTGCCGATCGAGGCCGATCGCGGCGAGCTGTACCAGGAGAACGTGCTCTCCTCCGGTCCGTACAAGTTCGACGGCTCCTACGAGCCCGGCAAGAAGCTGCACCTGGAGCGCAACGAGCACTGGGACGGCGACACCGACCCCGTCCGCGCGGCCCTGCCGGACCGTGTCGAGCTCGAGATCGGCGTCAACCAGGACGAGATCGACCAGCGCCTGGTCAGCGGCGAGATCGACGTCGATGCCCGCGGTAGCGGTGTCGGCCCGGCGATGATGTCCCAGCTGCTCGACGACCAGTCCGTCCAGGACAACCTGGACAACCCGTTCTCCGGCGCCCTGCGCTACGTGAACATCCACACCCCGATCATCGAGGACGTGTCCTGCCGCCAGGCGATCATGTACGCGGCCGACCGCGACAGCATGTGGCGCGCCTGGGGCGGCGAGCCCGGCGGCGACATCGCCACCAACCTGCTCCCGCCGGCGATCCCGGGCTCCAACCCCGACTCGGACCTGTACCCGTCCGAGGACGACAAGGGTGATCTCGAGAAGGCCCAGGAGAAGCTCGACGAGTGCGGTGAGTCGGACGGCTTCAGCACCACCCTCGCGGTCCGCGCCGAGAGCGCCAACGACGTCCAGACCGCCGAGGCCCTCAAGGAGGCCCTGGCCCGCGTCAACATCGACGTCACCATCGAGTCCTTCCCGGCCGCCGACTTCTTCGGCCAGTACGCCGGTTCGCAGGACTACGTCCGTGAGAACGACATCGGCCTGAGCGTCTCCGGCTGGGGCCCGGACTGGCCCAGCGGCTACGGCTTCGCCTCCAAGATCACGCACGGCGACGCGATCATGGAGACCGGTAACTTCAACACCGCCGAGCTCGACGACCCCGAGATCAACGGTCTCTGGGACCAGGCCCTGCTCACCGAGGACCCGGAGGAGCGCGCCGACCTCTACAAGCAGATCGACACCCTCGTCATGGAGAACGCCGCGATCCTGCCGGTGGTCTTCGACAAGGCGCTGATCTACCGCTCCGATGAGCTGACCAACGCCTTCTACCAGCCCGCGTACATGATGTACGACTTCATGCCGCTGGGCGTGGACCGGGACTAG